A region of Culicoides brevitarsis isolate CSIRO-B50_1 chromosome 1, AGI_CSIRO_Cbre_v1, whole genome shotgun sequence DNA encodes the following proteins:
- the LOC134837164 gene encoding protein phosphatase 1H, translating to MLNRMKNRVLDLIVAPDLPALPSSSATSTSSSSSSSSSPYANNKNLPDKFIYSRPGFLNLSTTDELKASADHNLRPIIVPRDLNAMPWYSGYAECINSGKSQYNEDQAAFSKQTLSHPSKQYPDLPYMYFGIFDGHASHGCSLAASLQFHHILHEKLVDIIELLLPKKEVAPASTIPTPLFFVKNISKDELIVGALESAFHEMDSVIDSDRDKYRNAGGCTACVALFILGKMYIANAGDSRAILCQKLPQDIFRAEIDPKHQQNGNSTKNSEETEYHVFSTALSWDHTPDTERPRLLSTAQINPTLMGDSYCPMEFAKKPLSRDLGQRVMYRSGTMRGWAFKTLTRDDLKSPTLVTGEGKRSRLMGTIGVTRGFGDHDLRALYSGMLIKPFLSAQPDVNFRDLTKVISIPGDGNEDGEYGVLVMATDGLWDVTEINDVAHTVFKTLKKYPTERHRYTMAAQELVAKARGRINESGHWRLSDSKAAATVDDISVFVIPVYQYYKEFVEWEKLCNSETNSMNVSSDEPDIDKLTLSDTEVIEAKEELSTEAPETEKNDAATTNDDNFDTRENEDM from the exons atgttgaatcgCATGAAAAATCGCGTCCTCGACTTGATTGTCGCTCCGGATCTGCCAGCGCTGCCTTCGAGTTCGGCAACATCGACATCGTCATCaagttcgtcgtcgtcatcgccgtatgccaacaacaaaaatctacCCGATAAGTTTATTTATTCGAGGCCAG GTTTCCTCAATCTATCGACGACGGACGAACTCAAGGCATCAGCTGATCACAATTTGAGGCCGATTATTGTTCCAAGGGATCTCAATGCGATGCCGTGGTATTCGGGCTACGCGGAGTGCATCAATTCGGGCAAGAGTCAGTATAATGAAGATCAAGCAg ctttttcaaaacaaacccTATCACATCCATCAAAGCAATACCCCGACTTGCCGTACATGTATTTCGGCATATTTGACGGGCACGCCTCGCACGGTTGTTCTCTCGCTGCCTCGCTGCAATTCCATCATATTTTGCACGAAAAACTCGTCGACATCATTGAATTACTACTGCCGAAGAAGGAAGTTGCTCCAGCAAGCACAATCCCAACCCcgctttttttcgtaaaaaacatCTCAAAAGACGAGTTGATCGTCGGTGCTCTTGAAAGTGCATTTCACGAAATGGATTCCGTGATCGACTCAGATCGCGACAAATACAGAAATGCCGGAGGATGCACCGCATGCGTCGCTCtatttattttaggaaaaatgtaCATAGCCAATGCGGGCGATTCCCGCgcaattttatgtcaaaaactccCGCAAGATATTTTCCGGGCGGAAATCGATCCGAAACATCAGCAAAATGGAAATTCGACGAAAAATTCGGAAGAGACTGAATATCATGTATTTTCGACGGCACTTTCGTGGGATCACACTCCGGATACGGAACGTCCTCGACTTTTGAGTACGGCGCAAATTAACCCCACGCTGATGGGCGACTCTTACTGTCCCATGGAATTCGCGAAGAAACCTTTGTCGCGAGATTTGGGACAACGTGTGATGTATCGAAGCGGCACGATGCGTGGATGGGCGTTCAAAACGCTCACACGAGACGACTTGAAATCCCCCACTCTTGTGACGGGGGAGGGGAAACGCTCACGTCTCATGGGCACAATTGGCGTCACACGAGGCTTCGGGGATCACGATTTACGCGCTTTGTACAGCGGGATGCTCATTAAACCATTCCTAAGTGCCCAACCGGACGTAAATTTCCGCGATTTAACGAAAGTTATTTCAATTCCGGGCGACGGCAACGAAGACGGCGAATACGGGGTGCTTGTGATGGCGACCGATGGACTTTGGGATGTCACGGAAATCAACGATGTGGCTCACACGGTCTTTAAAACGCTCAAAAAGTACCCGACGGAACGACATCGATACACGATGGCAGCACAAGAACTCGTCGCGAAGGCTCGTGGGCGCATAAATGAGTCGGGGCATTGGCGATTGAGTGATTCGAAGGCAGCAGCGACTGTGGATGACATTTCGGTGTTTGTGATTCCCGTGTATCAGTATTACAAAGAGTTCGTGGAGTGGGAAAAGTTGTGCAATAGTGAGACAAATTCGATGAATGTGTCTTCAGATGAGCCAGATATCGATAAATTGACGCTGAGTGACACGGAAGTGATCGAAGCGAAGGAAGAATTGAGCACAGAAGCGCCTGAAACGGAGAAAAATGACGCAGCGACGACGAATGATGACAATTTTGATACGCGAGAGAATGAGGATATGTga